A portion of the Flavobacterium magnum genome contains these proteins:
- a CDS encoding universal stress protein, which produces MKRILVPTDFSEHANYAMNVAAQIAKKTNSDLYLLNLLDLPTHMNDAVSSGVNIPEVMLFLKKTQEKLDLLKENGELNGIHVVTEARSEKAFEGIATYSREHNIDLIVMGSHGASGYDNNTIGSITEKTVRTSEVPVLVVKNNIANFKADNFVFASDFSAEIKKPFQKLVAFANIFDADLNLVMINTPNSFRSTTEAEKVMNDFIKDFSISRHSLHIYNDYNVEKGILNYANKVDADVIGVCTHGRTGFSHFFNGSISEDLVNHAVRPVVTFKI; this is translated from the coding sequence ATGAAAAGAATCCTCGTCCCAACCGATTTTTCTGAACACGCCAACTACGCCATGAACGTGGCGGCCCAAATTGCAAAAAAAACCAACAGCGACCTGTACCTTCTCAACCTGCTCGACCTGCCGACACACATGAACGATGCCGTGAGCAGCGGCGTAAATATCCCTGAAGTCATGCTTTTCCTCAAAAAAACCCAGGAAAAACTGGACCTGCTTAAGGAAAACGGTGAACTAAACGGCATACACGTCGTTACCGAAGCCCGCAGTGAAAAGGCGTTTGAAGGTATTGCAACGTACAGCCGGGAACACAATATAGACCTTATTGTTATGGGATCGCACGGGGCATCAGGATATGACAACAACACGATTGGCTCGATTACTGAAAAAACCGTGCGCACGTCAGAGGTTCCGGTTTTGGTTGTAAAGAACAACATTGCCAATTTCAAGGCCGACAATTTCGTATTCGCCTCAGATTTTTCTGCGGAAATCAAAAAACCGTTCCAAAAACTGGTTGCCTTCGCCAATATTTTTGATGCCGACCTGAATCTGGTCATGATCAATACCCCGAATAGTTTCCGTTCCACGACGGAAGCGGAAAAAGTAATGAACGACTTCATTAAGGACTTCAGCATCAGCAGGCATTCCCTTCATATTTACAATGACTACAATGTTGAAAAAGGCATCCTGAATTACGCCAATAAGGTCGATGCGGATGTGATTGGGGTCTGCACGCACGGACGTACCGGTTTTTCCCATTTCTTCAACGGCAGTATCAGCGAGGATCTCGTCAACCATGCCGTCAGGCCCGTGGTAACCTTTAAAATTTAA
- the rimP gene encoding ribosome assembly cofactor RimP, whose protein sequence is MTFREKVAALLEQGLSEKPDIFLIDFNISDGFKITVTLDGDHGVTLQDCIDVSRAIEHNLDREEQDFSLEVASAGVSSPLKIVRQYRKNLGRTLQVKTTSETIEAELVDVNEEFITLAWEAREPKKIGKGKETVQKTQQVPYSDIKEAMVTITFN, encoded by the coding sequence ATGACATTCAGGGAAAAAGTCGCAGCATTATTAGAACAGGGATTGAGTGAAAAACCCGATATTTTCTTAATTGATTTCAATATTTCAGACGGATTTAAGATTACCGTAACCCTTGACGGCGACCACGGAGTGACTCTGCAGGACTGCATTGATGTCAGTCGCGCCATCGAGCACAACCTGGACAGGGAAGAACAGGATTTTTCGCTGGAAGTGGCTTCGGCAGGCGTTTCATCACCACTGAAAATCGTCAGGCAGTACAGGAAGAACCTTGGCAGGACGCTGCAGGTAAAGACGACTTCGGAAACTATTGAGGCTGAGCTTGTTGACGTCAATGAGGAATTCATTACCTTAGCATGGGAAGCCAGGGAGCCAAAAAAAATCGGGAAAGGAAAGGAAACCGTGCAGAAAACGCAGCAGGTTCCTTATTCGGACATAAAAGAAGCAATGGTTACAATAACATTTAATTAA
- the nusA gene encoding transcription termination factor NusA translates to MENLALIDSFSEFKDDKLIDRVTLMAILEDVFRNALKKKFGSDDNFDIIINPDKGDMEIWRRRVIVADDDLDLENEEITLTEARKIEPDFEIGEEVSEEVKLIDLGRRAILALRQNLISKIHEHDNTNLYKQFKDLIGEIYTAEVHHVRPRVVILVDDEGNEIVLPKEKQIPSDFFRKGDNVRGIIENVELKGNKPQIIMSRTSEKFLEKLFEQEIPEVFDGLIMVKNVVRIPGEKAKVAVDSYDDRIDPVGACVGMKGSRIHGIVRELGNENIDVINYTTNQQLYITRALSPAKVSSIKINEEHKRAEVFLKLEEVSKAIGRGGHNIKLAGLLTGYELDVIREGNIADEEDDVELTEFSDEIEAWVIEEFSKIGLDTARSILKQDVNDLVRRTDLEEETILDVMRILKEEFNN, encoded by the coding sequence ATGGAAAATTTAGCATTAATCGATTCATTTTCAGAGTTTAAAGATGATAAGCTCATTGATCGTGTAACGCTTATGGCGATTTTGGAAGATGTGTTCCGCAATGCATTGAAAAAGAAATTCGGATCTGACGATAATTTTGATATCATCATCAACCCGGACAAAGGGGATATGGAAATCTGGAGAAGAAGGGTCATTGTTGCTGATGACGACCTGGATCTGGAGAATGAGGAAATCACATTGACCGAAGCCAGAAAAATCGAGCCTGACTTTGAAATCGGAGAGGAAGTTTCCGAGGAAGTAAAATTGATCGATTTGGGAAGAAGGGCCATCCTGGCATTGCGTCAGAACCTGATTTCCAAAATCCACGAACACGACAATACCAATCTTTATAAGCAGTTTAAGGACCTGATCGGTGAAATTTATACGGCTGAAGTGCACCATGTTCGCCCAAGAGTCGTAATTTTGGTTGATGATGAAGGCAACGAGATCGTGTTGCCAAAGGAAAAGCAGATTCCGTCCGACTTTTTCCGTAAGGGCGATAACGTCCGTGGAATCATTGAAAACGTGGAGCTCAAAGGCAATAAGCCGCAAATCATCATGTCACGTACTTCAGAGAAATTCCTCGAGAAATTATTCGAGCAGGAAATTCCGGAAGTTTTCGACGGACTGATTATGGTGAAGAATGTTGTGCGTATTCCTGGCGAGAAAGCGAAAGTAGCTGTAGATTCGTATGACGACAGGATCGATCCTGTAGGTGCTTGCGTCGGGATGAAAGGATCGAGGATCCATGGTATCGTGCGTGAATTGGGTAATGAGAACATCGACGTGATCAATTACACGACAAACCAGCAATTGTACATCACAAGAGCGTTAAGCCCTGCCAAAGTGTCCTCAATCAAGATCAATGAAGAGCACAAAAGGGCGGAAGTGTTCCTGAAACTGGAAGAAGTGTCCAAGGCCATCGGTCGCGGGGGTCACAATATCAAACTGGCAGGATTATTGACAGGGTATGAACTGGATGTCATCCGTGAAGGAAATATTGCAGATGAAGAAGATGACGTAGAATTGACTGAGTTCTCTGATGAAATCGAGGCCTGGGTGATCGAGGAATTTTCAAAAATCGGACTCGATACCGCAAGAAGCATCCTTAAGCAGGACGTAAATGACCTTGTCAGGAGAACTGATCTTGAGGAAGAAACCATCTTGGACGTGATGCGTATCCTCAAAGAAGAATTCAACAACTAA
- the infB gene encoding translation initiation factor IF-2: protein MSEERVIRINRVLRELNISLERAVDYLKDKGIAIEANPNAKISEREFGILQDQFAGDRGNKEASKEVGEEKRKEKEALRIEREREIEEKRRQDEERLRSQQEVIKAKAVVTGPKTVGSIDLNPKKPVVAEQKAAEPVKPEPAKPEAPKAETPVAAAPSASTTEKAAPTPAAAPAQDEAITTQYVQLSGATFTGQTIDLSQFDKPKKKREDLKITPNNPGANAAGAAGQNKNKRKRIMPKPGATGAGQGNSAGNNANRGPGGKPGFNKPGSRPAIVAKVEPTEEEVKNQIRETLEKLQGKGGKSKAAKYRRDKRETHRQKSEDEQRSLEEGSKTIKVTEFVTVGEIATMMDVPITKVIGTCMSLGIMVTMNQRLDAETLTIVADEFGFDVEFITSDIEENIKVVEDREEDLVTRAPIVTVMGHVDHGKTSLLDYIRKENVIAGESGGITQHIGAYGVTLDNGQKIAFLDTPGHEAFTAMRARGAQVTDIAIIVVAADDDIMPQTKEAISHAQAANVPIIFAINKVDKPNANPEKIKERLAGMNLLVEDWGGKIQSHDISAKVGTGVKDLLEKVLLEAEILDLKANPNKPASGTVVEAFLDKGKGYVSTILVQEGTLKVGDYMLAGKHHGKIKAMHDERGHVVKEAGPSTPVSVLGLDGAATAGDKFNVFEDEREAKAIAAKRTQLMREQSVRTQRHITLAEIGRRIALGQFKELNIILKGDVDGSVEALSDSFSKLSTEEIQINIIHKGVGAITETDVMLASASDAIIIGFNVRPAGNARALADKEEIDIRNYSIIYDAIDDLKDAMEGMLSPEMKEEITGTAEIREVFKISKVGSIAGCMVTDGKIFRNSKIRIIREGVVVHTGELATLKRFKDDVKEVSKGYDCGIQIKGYNDIEQLDLIEAFQEVAVKKKLK, encoded by the coding sequence ATGTCTGAAGAGAGAGTAATAAGAATTAACAGGGTTTTAAGGGAACTGAATATTTCCTTGGAAAGGGCCGTTGATTATCTGAAAGATAAAGGGATTGCGATTGAAGCGAATCCGAACGCGAAAATTTCCGAGAGAGAATTCGGCATCCTGCAGGACCAATTTGCAGGCGACAGGGGAAACAAGGAAGCTTCCAAGGAAGTAGGCGAGGAAAAAAGGAAAGAAAAAGAAGCGCTTCGCATCGAGCGCGAGCGTGAAATCGAAGAAAAACGCAGGCAGGACGAGGAGCGTCTTCGGAGCCAGCAGGAAGTCATTAAGGCTAAGGCAGTGGTGACCGGCCCGAAAACCGTCGGAAGTATCGACCTGAACCCGAAAAAGCCTGTAGTTGCTGAACAGAAAGCCGCGGAACCCGTTAAGCCGGAACCTGCAAAACCGGAAGCGCCAAAAGCGGAAACGCCTGTTGCTGCCGCTCCTTCAGCAAGCACGACCGAGAAGGCCGCGCCCACGCCGGCTGCTGCGCCCGCTCAGGATGAGGCCATTACGACACAGTATGTGCAGCTCTCGGGGGCGACTTTTACGGGGCAGACTATTGATTTGTCGCAGTTTGACAAGCCCAAAAAGAAAAGAGAAGATCTCAAGATTACACCCAATAACCCCGGCGCAAACGCTGCGGGTGCCGCTGGGCAGAATAAGAATAAGCGCAAGCGCATCATGCCAAAACCGGGTGCTACCGGCGCAGGTCAGGGCAACAGTGCCGGAAACAATGCGAATAGGGGTCCCGGCGGAAAGCCTGGATTCAATAAACCGGGCAGCCGTCCGGCTATTGTAGCCAAAGTAGAGCCGACCGAAGAGGAAGTGAAAAACCAGATCCGGGAAACGCTTGAAAAACTTCAGGGTAAAGGCGGCAAGTCGAAGGCAGCCAAGTACCGAAGAGACAAGAGGGAAACGCACCGCCAGAAATCCGAGGACGAACAGCGTTCGCTCGAGGAAGGCAGCAAAACCATCAAGGTTACCGAATTCGTAACCGTCGGCGAAATCGCCACGATGATGGACGTGCCGATTACCAAAGTCATCGGTACCTGCATGTCGCTTGGGATTATGGTAACCATGAACCAGCGTCTGGATGCCGAAACGCTTACGATTGTTGCAGACGAATTTGGTTTCGATGTAGAGTTTATTACCTCTGATATTGAAGAAAACATTAAGGTGGTCGAGGACCGCGAAGAAGACCTTGTCACGCGCGCCCCGATTGTCACGGTAATGGGTCACGTCGATCACGGAAAGACATCGCTGCTCGATTATATCCGAAAGGAAAACGTAATCGCCGGAGAATCCGGAGGCATTACCCAGCACATTGGTGCTTATGGGGTAACTTTGGACAACGGACAAAAAATTGCATTCCTCGATACTCCGGGTCACGAGGCATTTACCGCCATGCGTGCGCGTGGTGCCCAGGTGACCGATATTGCCATTATCGTAGTGGCAGCGGACGATGACATCATGCCGCAGACTAAGGAAGCGATCAGCCACGCCCAGGCGGCGAATGTGCCGATCATCTTCGCCATCAACAAGGTCGATAAGCCCAATGCCAATCCAGAGAAAATCAAGGAAAGGCTGGCTGGTATGAACCTTCTTGTGGAAGACTGGGGTGGAAAAATCCAATCGCACGATATTTCGGCCAAGGTCGGAACAGGCGTAAAGGATCTTTTGGAAAAAGTACTGCTCGAAGCCGAAATCCTCGATTTGAAGGCCAATCCGAACAAGCCTGCCTCAGGAACTGTGGTAGAAGCCTTTCTTGACAAAGGCAAAGGATATGTATCGACCATCCTGGTTCAGGAAGGAACGCTCAAGGTAGGCGATTATATGCTTGCCGGAAAACACCATGGTAAAATTAAGGCCATGCACGACGAGCGCGGGCATGTCGTAAAAGAAGCCGGGCCATCCACGCCGGTATCGGTACTTGGATTGGATGGGGCTGCGACAGCCGGTGACAAGTTCAATGTCTTTGAAGACGAAAGGGAAGCCAAGGCCATTGCGGCAAAACGTACCCAACTGATGCGCGAGCAATCCGTACGTACGCAAAGGCATATCACGCTTGCAGAGATCGGCAGGCGTATTGCACTGGGCCAGTTTAAGGAACTCAACATCATCCTTAAGGGAGACGTTGACGGGTCAGTAGAAGCGCTTTCGGACTCGTTTTCGAAATTGTCTACTGAGGAAATCCAGATCAACATCATCCACAAAGGCGTAGGGGCCATTACCGAGACCGATGTCATGCTGGCTTCAGCTTCTGACGCGATCATTATCGGATTCAACGTGCGTCCTGCAGGAAATGCGAGGGCATTGGCCGATAAGGAGGAAATTGACATCCGAAACTATTCCATCATTTACGATGCGATCGACGACCTGAAAGATGCGATGGAAGGCATGCTCTCTCCTGAGATGAAGGAGGAGATTACCGGAACTGCCGAAATCAGGGAAGTATTCAAGATTTCTAAAGTGGGATCGATTGCGGGCTGTATGGTAACCGACGGGAAAATATTCAGGAATTCTAAAATACGGATCATCCGTGAAGGCGTTGTGGTGCATACCGGAGAACTGGCAACACTGAAGCGTTTCAAGGACGACGTCAAGGAAGTATCGAAAGGATACGACTGCGGAATCCAGATTAAGGGGTATAACGACATCGAGCAACTGGATCTGATCGAAGCCTTCCAGGAAGTGGCGGTAAAGAAAAAGTTGAAATAA
- a CDS encoding SPOR domain-containing protein — translation MKKWNGKTALWTIGILILSAVPMFSQESKTIITQDPKFENLLKEKRRINSSITVNDRYKIQIYTGDSETSKKALADFRKKFKNYDGTIIFNTPFYKVWVGNLKTRIEAERSLSEIKGEYPNALLIRPNK, via the coding sequence ATGAAAAAATGGAACGGGAAGACGGCTTTGTGGACCATTGGCATTTTAATTTTGTCCGCCGTCCCGATGTTTTCGCAGGAGTCGAAAACGATCATCACGCAGGATCCGAAGTTCGAAAACCTATTGAAGGAAAAGCGCAGGATTAATTCCTCGATTACCGTGAATGACCGCTACAAAATCCAGATTTATACCGGAGACAGCGAAACATCCAAAAAAGCGCTGGCCGATTTCAGGAAAAAGTTCAAAAATTATGACGGGACGATCATCTTCAATACACCTTTCTACAAAGTGTGGGTAGGAAACCTGAAAACCCGCATCGAAGCGGAACGCAGCCTCAGTGAAATCAAGGGAGAGTACCCCAATGCGCTGCTGATCAGGCCTAATAAGTAA
- a CDS encoding c-type cytochrome, with product MKKVGNHNSISRNLFYSLAILLAFSFTSFAQDPAAPVATAMAAPATTAAPAAAGDPAAGKALFNANCAACHKLDTKMTGPALRNVAEKHDKEWLYKWIHNSSEMIKSGDAAAVKLFEENNKSVMTAFPQLSTTDIDNIIAYTSEPAPVAEKTTSAGPPGTAAEGGMSNNLILGILVIVLAVLIVMLVLVGRTLKRIAAANGVVYAEKEPRISIWKAYAKNQFLVLVTAIFLLLASGYYVYGFLMQVGVDQDYQPVQPIHYSHKIHAGDNGIDCKYCHSSARVSKNAGIPSLNVCMNCHKNISEFQGDKDSIYDYSKEFYTGEIQKLYDAVGWDKTAQKYTGKSHPVKWTRIHNLPDFAYFNHSQHVTVAGVECQKCHGPVQTYEVQKQFAPLTMGWCINCHRETEVKMEGNDYYKKIHEELSKRYGVDKLTAAQMGGLECGKCHY from the coding sequence ATGAAAAAGGTGGGTAACCATAATTCGATTTCGAGAAATTTATTTTACAGTTTGGCGATTCTGCTGGCTTTTTCCTTCACTTCATTTGCTCAAGATCCTGCTGCTCCGGTGGCTACCGCGATGGCTGCTCCGGCAACGACTGCGGCTCCTGCGGCTGCGGGTGATCCTGCGGCGGGAAAGGCCTTGTTTAATGCCAACTGTGCTGCCTGTCACAAGCTTGACACTAAAATGACCGGTCCTGCTTTGAGGAATGTTGCGGAAAAGCATGATAAGGAGTGGCTTTATAAGTGGATCCATAACAGCTCTGAGATGATCAAGTCCGGGGACGCTGCGGCTGTGAAATTATTTGAGGAAAATAACAAATCGGTCATGACGGCTTTCCCGCAATTGTCAACTACTGATATTGATAACATTATTGCATACACCTCTGAGCCGGCTCCGGTTGCTGAGAAAACTACTTCGGCCGGGCCTCCGGGAACTGCTGCTGAAGGGGGTATGTCAAACAATCTGATCCTTGGAATCCTGGTGATTGTTTTGGCGGTGCTTATTGTGATGTTGGTGCTTGTGGGCCGCACACTCAAAAGGATTGCTGCTGCCAATGGCGTTGTTTATGCCGAAAAGGAACCTCGTATCTCAATCTGGAAGGCCTACGCCAAAAACCAATTCCTCGTTCTGGTGACAGCGATATTCCTTCTTCTAGCGAGCGGATACTACGTGTACGGATTCCTGATGCAGGTGGGTGTTGACCAGGACTACCAGCCGGTACAGCCAATCCATTATTCACATAAAATCCACGCGGGAGATAACGGCATCGACTGTAAATATTGCCACTCTTCGGCAAGGGTCAGTAAGAATGCAGGCATCCCTTCTTTGAATGTTTGTATGAACTGCCATAAGAACATTTCTGAGTTCCAGGGCGACAAGGATTCGATCTATGATTATTCCAAAGAGTTCTATACAGGAGAAATCCAGAAATTATATGATGCCGTGGGCTGGGATAAGACTGCCCAGAAATACACTGGGAAATCCCATCCTGTAAAATGGACACGCATCCACAATCTTCCTGATTTCGCATACTTCAATCACTCACAGCACGTAACGGTTGCCGGTGTTGAATGCCAGAAGTGTCACGGTCCGGTGCAAACGTACGAAGTGCAGAAACAATTTGCGCCATTGACCATGGGATGGTGTATCAACTGCCACCGCGAAACTGAAGTGAAAATGGAAGGTAACGATTACTACAAGAAAATCCATGAAGAACTGTCTAAAAGATATGGCGTTGACAAGCTGACTGCTGCGCAAATGGGTGGTCTTGAGTGCGGAAAATGCCACTACTAA
- a CDS encoding TAT-variant-translocated molybdopterin oxidoreductase, with translation MSSNKKYWKSVEELNENSSIVEALRNNEFVEAIPTDEFLGDKEALSSSSTTRRDFLKYVGFSTAAASLAACEGPVVKSIPYVVQPEQIIPGVSNFYATSVFDGFDFANILVKTREGRPIKIENNTIAGASFSANARVHASILSLYDNMRLKQPKVNGKDASWTEADAEIRKGLAAAKANGGQVVLLTGTLASPSTEKLISEFIAQNPNAKHVVYDAVSSSAALDAYEMVYGERALVNYDFSKADTIVSVGADFLGDWQGGGYDAGYAKGRVPANNRMSKHFQMESNMTLSGAAADNRIPMTTAQQKHALAHIYNVIVGGGASVNLDAKVKAGVEKAAQQLKSSGSKGLLVSGIQDKNAQLLVLAINNRLASEAFLTAGLRQIRKGSNEKVAQLVNDVIGGKVQALIMSGINPVYSLPNGKAFGEAIKKMPLSVAFSLREDETAMMSKVAVGTTHYLESWNDLSLLKGTYALTQPTIRPLFPQTKQFQEALLAWTGKTGTFYDYVKANSASYIAGSTWNQVLHDGVFGTPMAQIGGSADGSGAAAALAQAKHSGTELVLYTKTGMGDGQQAHNPWLQEFPDPITRVSWDNYVTVSAKDAKEWKLENYNVANGGLNGSYVTLEVNGVKLENVPVIIQPGQAMGTVGVALGYGKTAALKEEMQVGVNAYTLYNNFNDVQSVKVSKSSGVHEFACIQLHKTLMGRGDIIKETTLKIFSSEDAEKWNEQPVVSLDHKEVPATSVDLWEPFDHSVGHHFNLSIDLNACTGCGACVIACHAENNVPVVGKSEMRRSRDMHWLRIDRYYSSEETFAKDDIKKEEFDGLFGEKGSLGGFGEMENAYAENPQVAFQPVMCQHCNHAPCETVCPVAATSHSRQGQNHMAYNRCVGTRYCANNCPYKVRRFNWFLYANNDEFDYHMNNDMGRMVLNPDVNVRSRGVMEKCSMCIQKTQLTILTAKREGREVKKDEFETACSAACSSGAMVFGDVNNKESKVAELAQDDRMYHLLEHVGTKPNVFYHVKVRNT, from the coding sequence ATGTCATCAAACAAAAAATACTGGAAAAGTGTTGAAGAACTAAACGAAAATAGTTCTATTGTTGAGGCGTTAAGGAATAACGAGTTTGTCGAAGCCATCCCAACCGATGAGTTTCTTGGGGATAAGGAAGCGCTGTCTTCTTCGTCAACAACGCGTCGTGATTTCTTAAAGTACGTTGGATTTTCAACCGCAGCAGCATCTCTCGCCGCTTGTGAAGGTCCTGTAGTTAAATCAATTCCTTATGTAGTACAACCCGAGCAAATCATTCCGGGTGTTTCGAACTTCTACGCGACTTCGGTATTCGACGGATTTGATTTCGCCAACATCCTTGTAAAAACAAGAGAAGGCCGTCCGATTAAGATTGAAAACAATACGATTGCGGGTGCGTCATTCTCTGCCAATGCCAGGGTGCATGCTTCTATTTTGTCGTTGTACGACAACATGCGTTTGAAGCAACCGAAGGTTAACGGCAAAGATGCTTCATGGACAGAGGCTGATGCAGAAATAAGAAAAGGTCTGGCTGCTGCCAAGGCTAACGGTGGGCAGGTGGTATTGCTTACCGGAACTTTGGCGAGTCCTTCAACAGAGAAGCTGATTTCAGAATTTATTGCCCAAAATCCGAATGCAAAGCACGTAGTGTATGATGCGGTGTCATCATCCGCGGCGCTGGATGCTTATGAAATGGTTTACGGGGAGCGCGCTTTGGTTAATTACGATTTTTCAAAAGCAGACACCATTGTTTCAGTAGGTGCAGATTTTCTCGGAGACTGGCAGGGTGGCGGTTATGATGCAGGTTATGCCAAAGGCAGGGTTCCCGCAAATAACCGCATGTCCAAGCATTTCCAGATGGAGTCCAATATGACTTTGTCAGGTGCTGCTGCAGATAATAGGATCCCGATGACGACTGCGCAACAAAAACATGCGTTGGCGCACATATATAATGTAATCGTTGGTGGCGGTGCTTCAGTTAACCTCGATGCAAAAGTAAAGGCCGGTGTTGAAAAAGCGGCACAACAGTTAAAATCATCCGGATCAAAAGGACTTTTGGTTTCCGGGATCCAGGATAAGAACGCACAATTGCTTGTCTTGGCAATCAACAACAGGCTGGCCAGCGAGGCGTTCCTGACTGCAGGGCTGAGACAAATCCGAAAAGGATCCAACGAAAAAGTGGCCCAACTCGTTAATGATGTCATTGGCGGGAAAGTTCAGGCGCTGATCATGAGTGGTATCAATCCTGTGTACTCTCTGCCGAATGGTAAGGCCTTTGGTGAAGCGATTAAGAAAATGCCGCTTTCCGTTGCATTCTCTTTGAGGGAAGACGAAACAGCGATGATGTCTAAAGTGGCCGTCGGTACTACGCATTATCTGGAATCATGGAACGATTTAAGTTTGCTGAAAGGGACATATGCCTTAACGCAGCCAACAATCCGCCCATTGTTCCCGCAGACAAAGCAATTTCAGGAAGCATTGTTGGCTTGGACCGGAAAAACCGGTACGTTTTATGATTATGTTAAGGCCAATTCGGCTTCGTATATTGCGGGTTCTACATGGAATCAGGTATTGCACGATGGTGTTTTCGGAACTCCGATGGCACAAATCGGCGGGTCGGCTGATGGGTCGGGTGCGGCTGCTGCACTTGCACAGGCTAAACACTCCGGGACTGAGTTGGTACTGTATACCAAAACAGGAATGGGCGATGGCCAGCAGGCACACAACCCATGGTTGCAGGAATTCCCTGATCCTATCACAAGGGTTTCATGGGACAATTATGTAACTGTTTCAGCTAAGGATGCCAAAGAATGGAAGCTCGAGAATTACAATGTTGCCAATGGTGGACTTAACGGAAGTTATGTGACGCTCGAAGTAAACGGTGTGAAACTTGAAAATGTCCCTGTAATTATACAGCCCGGACAGGCTATGGGAACAGTAGGTGTAGCACTGGGTTACGGAAAAACCGCTGCCCTGAAAGAAGAAATGCAAGTGGGCGTTAACGCTTACACACTCTATAATAACTTTAATGATGTCCAGTCGGTTAAGGTATCCAAGTCATCCGGCGTCCACGAATTTGCGTGTATCCAGCTGCACAAGACCTTAATGGGCCGCGGAGACATCATCAAAGAGACCACGTTGAAAATCTTTAGCTCCGAGGATGCTGAAAAATGGAATGAGCAACCTGTAGTGTCTTTGGATCACAAGGAAGTTCCTGCTACTTCGGTTGATTTATGGGAGCCTTTCGATCACTCTGTGGGCCATCACTTTAACCTTTCGATTGACTTGAATGCCTGTACGGGATGCGGCGCCTGCGTTATCGCCTGCCACGCTGAGAATAACGTTCCGGTAGTAGGAAAGTCTGAGATGAGGAGAAGCCGCGATATGCACTGGTTGCGCATCGATAGGTATTATTCTTCAGAGGAGACTTTTGCCAAAGACGATATCAAGAAAGAGGAGTTTGACGGATTGTTTGGTGAAAAAGGTTCTTTGGGCGGTTTCGGAGAAATGGAAAATGCCTATGCTGAGAACCCTCAGGTCGCCTTCCAGCCGGTAATGTGCCAGCACTGTAACCATGCTCCTTGTGAAACGGTTTGTCCGGTAGCTGCCACTTCGCACTCGCGTCAGGGGCAAAACCATATGGCTTACAACCGTTGTGTTGGGACCAGATACTGCGCGAACAACTGTCCGTATAAAGTGCGTCGTTTCAACTGGTTCTTATATGCGAACAATGATGAGTTCGATTACCATATGAATAACGATATGGGCCGCATGGTTCTGAATCCGGACGTAAATGTACGTTCGCGTGGGGTCATGGAGAAATGCTCTATGTGTATCCAGAAAACACAACTGACTATCCTTACGGCAAAACGCGAAGGAAGGGAAGTGAAAAAAGACGAATTCGAGACCGCCTGTTCGGCCGCCTGTTCATCAGGGGCAATGGTTTTCGGAGACGTAAACAATAAAGAAAGCAAGGTAGCCGAATTGGCACAGGATGACAGGATGTATCATTTGCTAGAGCACGTAGGGACAAAACCGAATGTGTTCTACCATGTTAAAGTCAGAAATACCTAA